A stretch of Dysidea avara chromosome 5, odDysAvar1.4, whole genome shotgun sequence DNA encodes these proteins:
- the LOC136255826 gene encoding TNF receptor-associated factor 4-like translates to MVDETFGGFDYDFVDTPMETSLCKICYYPSREAQLSLCCGHTFCKSCLDGTKKSKFTSKLCPMCCSGEFTSVHNKQVDRLVKSLLVFCSNKEKGCEWQGEVNDINKHLGSCHFEDVGCPNDCGVHVQRQNLTKHIETECVHRKVDCQYCHITEEYQSIEGEHKEQCPKLPLPCPNKCDISNIPREQINQHRKICPLEKVECVNNCGKSLMRQDLRNHEMECVRCKVNCQYCHLIEDRYLIEGQHKEECFKFPLSCPNKCDISIITRGDIEEHLKTCPLEVIQCEYYEVGCTDVITRKDQEKHNKEEMEKHLSYTKLELTTAKQQLAALETTLLAKITSIESAAQRRINELESQLQNTFQYCQWLNMASIKSLSGNETCPAFVKIPEYIKTKTSHQVWYSETFFSHDNGYKLRLCVIPGGYGDGKDTHVSVYLYLLKGPNDANLPWPVHMDVKVMLLNQVADRDHHAMTTKIVANRVNLTKTLVCNVDQFISYQDLYTVSTSCLFLKDDNIFFKINCLSPVVVV, encoded by the coding sequence ATGGTAGATGAGACTTTTGGTGGGTTTGATTATGATTTTGTAGACACACCTATGGAAACTTCACTGTGTAAAATTTGTTATTATCCAAGCAGAGAGGCTCAACTTTCTCTTTGCTGTGGCCACACATTTTGTAAGTCTTGTCTTGATGGTACAAAGAAATCAAAATTTACCTCAAAACTGTGTCCAATGTGTTGCAGTGGAGAATTTACTAGTGTTCATAACAAACAAGTTGACCGTCTTGTCAAAAGTCTATTGGTGTTCTGTTCTAACAAAGAGAAAGGATGTGAGTGGCAAGGTGAAGTAAATGATATCAATAAACACCTTGGTAGTTGCCATTTTGAAGATGTTGGTTGTCCTAATGATTGTGGGGTACATGTGCAGCGGCAAAATCTTACAAAGCATATTGAGACTGAATGTGTACATCGTAAGGTTGATTGTCAATATTGCCACATCACAGAAGAATACCAGAGTATTGAGGGtgaacacaaggaacagtgtccTAAACTACCCCTGCCgtgtcccaacaagtgtgacATTAGTAACATCCCTCGAGAACAAATAAACCAACACAGGAAGATATGTCCACTTGAGAAAGTTGAGTGTGTTAATAATTGTGGGAAATCTTTGATGAGACAAGACTTAAGAAATCATGAGATGGAATGTGTGCGTTGTAAAGTTAACTGTCAGTATTGTCATCTCATTGAAGACCGTTATCTCATTGAGGGACAGCATAAAGAAGAGTGTTTTAAATTTCCTTTATCTTGTCCTAACAAGTGTGATATCAGCATTATCACAAGAGGAGACATTGAAGAACATTTGAAGACATGTCCATTGGAGGTGATCCAGTGTGAGTATTATGAAGTGGGCTGTACTGATGTTATAACTCGCAAAGACCAAGAGAAGCACAACAAGGAAGAAATGGAAAAGCATCTGTCCTATACTAAACTTGAACTAACTACTGCAAAACAACAACTAGCTGCATTGGAAACCACACTACTAGCAAAGATTACATCAATTGAGTCTGCTGCTCAGAGAAGGATTAATGAATTGGAGTCTCAACTGCAGAATACATTTCAGTATTGCCAGTGGCTTAACATGGCATCAATAAAGTCCTTGTCAGGTAATGAAACATGTCCAGCATTTGTGAAGATCCCAGAGTACATCAAAACAAAGACAAGTCACCAAGTTTGGTACAGTGAAACATTCTTCAGCCATGACAATGGCTACAAGTTGAGACTGTGTGTGATCCCTGGTGGCTATGGTGATGGTAAAGACACTCACGTGTCTGTGTATCTCTATCTGTTGAAGGGTCCAAATGATGCTAATCTACCATGGCCAGTACATATGGATGTTAAAGTGATGTTACTCAATCAGGTTGCTGACAGAGACCATCATGCAATGACCACTAAAATAGTAGCCAATAGAGTTAACCTCACAAAAACACTAGTGTGTAATGTTGATCAGTTCATCTCCTATCAAGATCTCTACACTGTCTCTACATCATGTTTATTTCTCAAAGATGATAACATTTTCTTTAAAATAAACTGTCTTTCACCAGTAGTTGTAGTATAG